One genomic segment of Suncus etruscus isolate mSunEtr1 chromosome 15, mSunEtr1.pri.cur, whole genome shotgun sequence includes these proteins:
- the MBD3 gene encoding methyl-CpG-binding domain protein 3 isoform X1 gives MERKRWECPALPQGWEREEVPRRSGLSAGHRDVFYYSPSGKKFRSKPQLARYLGGSMDLSTFDFRTGKMLMSKVNKSRQRVRYDSANQLKGKPDLNTALPVRQTASIFKQPVTKITNHPSNKVKSDPQKAVEQPRQLFWEKKLSGLNAFDIAEELVQTMDLPKGLQGVGPGCTDETLLSAIASALHTSTAPITGQLSAAVEKNPGVWLNTAQPLCKAFMVTDEDIRKQEELVQQVRKRLEEALMADMLAHVEELARDGDTPLDKAPGDQDDEDDDEDDEEEPDQDPDLERV, from the exons ATGGAGCGGAAGAGGTGGGAGTGCCCGGCGCTCCCGCAGGGCTGGGAGAGGGAAGAAGTGCCCAGAAGGTCGGGGCTGTCGGCCGGCCACAGGGATGTCTTTTACTATAG CCCGAGCGGGAAGAAGTTCCGGAGCAAACCGCAGCTGGCACGCTACCTGGGCGGCTCCATGGACCTCAGCACCTTCGACTTCCGCACTGGCAAGATGCTCATGAGCAAAGTGAACAAGAGCCGCCAACGCGTGCGCTACGACTCGGCCAACCAGCTCAAG GGCAAGCCCGACCTGAACACGGCGCTGCCCGTCCGGCAGACGGCCTCCATCTTCAAGCAGCCGgtgaccaagatcaccaaccatcCCAGCAACAAGGTGAAGAGCGACCCCCAGAAGGCCGTGGAGCAGCCTCGGCAG CTGTTCTGGGAGAAAAAGCTGAGTGGCCTCAATGCCTTCGATATCGCTGAGGAGCTGGTGCAGACCATGGACCTCCCCAAGGGCCTGCAAG GCGTGGGCCCCGGCTGCACGGACGAGACGCTGCTGTCAGCCATCGCCAGTGCCCTGCACACCAGCACGGCCCCAATCACCGGGCAGCTGTCGGCTGCTGTGGAGAAGAACCCGGGCGTGTGGCTGAACACGGCACAGCCACTCTGCAAGGCCTTTATGGTGACCGACGAGGACATCCG GAAGCAGGAGGAGCTGGTGCAGCAGGTGCGGAAGCGGCTGGAGGAGGCACTCATGGCAGACATGCTGGCACACGTGGAGGAGCTGGCCCGGGATGGCGACACACCACTCGACAAGGCTCCCGGGGACCAGGATGATgaggatgatgatgaagatgatgaagagGAGCCTGACCAGGACCCTGACCTGGAGCGTGTCTAG
- the MEX3D gene encoding RNA-binding protein MEX3D, with amino-acid sequence MGAVGGFFLQPSAQPSSYAVVLALVTPGPQAPAEEASLQEQGGLLRLGFAPAPPRAGHVTAPRPARARVRPARHPIVGRARVTGGAAGAGRGAGRAGPGRRQRGGRERGQERPRRRAPRVAGPAAPSSPAPRPPPAARPPPLDAGGRRPSSQTRRAAARAAAAARARALVPAMPGSLGRPDGGGGGERNSGSPPSPQPPPPPPSAPDGAPEAAPAPDDAAAALRLALDQLSALGLGGAGDPDDDGAAGGAAAAAAAPPDGPEVGVPLGAVAGVPGPLPLLEPTLSPPPQPPPPPRPPPPDVFAGFAPHPASLGAPALLAEPLSVIGSRKKSVNMTECVPVPSSEHVAEIVGRQGCKIKALRAKTNTYIKTPVRGEEPVFIVTGRKEDVGMAKREILSAAEHFSVIRATRSKAGGLPGAAQGPPNLPGQTTIQVRVPYRVVGLVVGPKGATIKRIQQRTHTYIVTPGRDKEPVFAVTGMPENVDRAREEIEAHITLRTGAFTDAGPDSDFHANGTDVCLDLLGAAAAGLWAKAPNPGRRPPAPTSGLRGDGAALGAPGGPEAFYAAGRTGVPDASPTSPYSSSGNGAFTFGGDGSGAPPGPAAPEDCDFAFDFLALDLTVPAIWAPFERPPQLPPTLGSCSEAANNNGGARRNSGATTPRHSPTLPDPGTLGPVGALPWRPAQTPLATFPGTLPSSTGATSCPPAPLDASVPEGGRKVTGVTVGTGGVASGPATSAGAPVPAPAAVPALARECVVCAEGEAMAALVPCGHNLFCMDCAVRICGKSEPQCPACRTPATQAIHIFS; translated from the exons atgGGTGCTGTAGGTGGCTTcttcctacagccatca GCACAGCCCAGCTCATATGCGGTGGTGCTGGCGTTGGTGACACCGGGTCCCCAGG CGCCGGCAGAAGAGGCGAGCCTGCAAGAGCAGGGAGGCCTCTTGCGACTGGGGTTCG CGCCGGCCCCGCCCCGCGCCGGCCACGTGACGGCACCCCgccccgcgcgcgcgcgcgtgcgcccTGCCCGGCACCCCATTGTTGGGCGCGCGCGCGTCACGGGGGGCGCGGCCGGGGCGGGCCGcggggcgggccgggccgggccgggccggaggCAGCGCGGCGGGCGGGAGCGAGGCCAGGAGCGTCCGCGCCGCCGAGCCCCGAGAGTCGCCGGCCCCGCCGCCCCGAGCAGCCCCGCgccccgcccgccgcccgccgcccgtCCCCCGCCGCTGGATGCCGGCGGCCGGCGGCCGAGCTCGCAGACGCGGAGGGCGgcggcgcgggcggcggcggcggcgcgggcccGAGCGCTAGTGCCCGCCATGCCCGGCTCCCTCGGCCGGCCCGACGGCGGCGGTGGCGGGGAGCGGAACTCGGGGTCCCCGCCGTCGCCGcagccgccgcccccgccgccgtCCGCGCCCGACGGAGCCCCGGAGGCCGCTCCCGCGCCCGACGACGCGGCGGCCGCGCTGCGCCTGGCGCTCGACCAGCTCTCGGCGCTGGGCTTGGGGGGCGCGGGGGACCCCGACGACGACGGGGCGGCGGGCGGCGCTGCGGCGGCGGCCGCCGCGCCCCCCGACGGGCCCGAAGTGGGGGTGCCCCTGGGCGCCGTGGCCGGGGTGCCCGGGCCGCTCCCGCTGCTGGAGCCCACGCTGAGCCCCCCGccccagccgccgccgccgccccggccGCCGCCCCCCGACGTGTTCGCGGGCTTCGCGCCGCACCCCGCGAGCCTCGGGGCGCCCGCGCTGCTGGCCGAGCCCCTGAGCGTGATCGGCAGCCGCAAGAAGAGCGTGAACATGACCGAGTGCGTGCCGGTGCCCAGCTCCGAGCACGTCGCCGAGATCGTGGGGCGCCAGg GGTGCAAGATCAAAGCCTTGCGTGCCAAGACTAACACCTACATCAAGACGCCGGTGCGGGGCGAGGAGCCGGTGTTCATTGTCACGGGCCGGAAGGAGGACGTGGGCATGGCCAAGCGTGAGATCCTGTCGGCGGCCGAGCACTTCTCGGTGATCCGGGCCACGCGCAGCAAGGCGGGCGGGCTGCCGGGCGCGGCGCAGGGCCCCCCGAACCTGCCGGGCCAGACCACTATCCAGGTGCGCGTCCCCTACCGCGTGGTGGGCCTGGTGGTGGGGCCCAAGGGTGCCACCATCAAGCGCATTCAGCAGCGGACACACACCTACATCGTGACGCCGGGTCGAGACAAGGAGCCGGTGTTCGCCGTGACCGGGATGCCCGAGAACGTGGACCGGGCACGGGAGGAAATTGAGGCCCACATCACCCTGCGTACGGGCGCCTTCACCGACGCAGGCCCCGACAGCGACTTCCACGCCAACGGCACCGACGTGTGTTTGGACTTGCTGGGGGCTGCGGCCGCTGGCCTCTGGGCCAAGGCCCCCAACCCAGGCAGGCGCCCCCCGGCACCCACCAGCGGCCTCCGAGGGGACGGAGCCGCCCTGGGCGCCCCGGGGGGACCCGAGGCCTTCTATGCGGCGGGCCGCACTGGGGTGCCCGATGCCAGCCCCACCAGCCCCTACAGTAGCTCCGGCAATGGGGCGTTCACCTTTGGTGGGGATGGCTCGGGGGCTCCCCCAGGGCCGGCCGCCCCCGAGGACTGTGACTTTGCCTTTGACTTTCTGGCACTGGACCTGACCGTGCCCGCCATCTGGGCCCCCTTTGAGCGCCCCCCGCAGCTGCCCCCCACCCTGGGCAGCTGCTCCGAAGCCGCCAACAACAACGGGGGTGCCCGGCGCAACAGCGGGGCCACCACCCCACGCCACTCGCCTACGCTGCCCGACCCGGGGACCCTGGGCCCGGTGGGGGCCCTGCCCTGGCGGCCTGCGCAGACCCCGCTGGCCACCTTCCCGGGCACCTTACCTAGCAGTACCGGGGCTACCTCGTGCCCACCTGCGCCCCTGGATGCCAGCGTCCCAGAAGGTGGCCGCAAAGTCACCGGGGTGACGGTGGGCACAGGGGGTGTGGCCTCGGGGCCTGCCACCTCTGCGGGAGCCCCGGTGCCCGCGCCCGCAGCTGTCCCCGCCTTGGCCCGGGAGTGCGTGGTGTGTGCCGAGGGCGAGGCCATGGCAGCGCTGGTGCCTTGCGGGCACAACCTCTTCTGCATGGACTGCGCCGTCCGCATCTGCGGCAAAAGCGAGCCACAGTGTCCCGCCTGCCGCACGCCCGCCACGCAGGCCATCCATATCTTTTCCTAG
- the LOC126029650 gene encoding cytochrome b-c1 complex subunit 10, protein MLTRFLGPRYTQLAKNWVPTAGMWGAVGAVGLVWATDWRLILDWVPYINGKFKKDS, encoded by the exons ATGTTGACCCGGTTCTTGGGGCCGCGCTACACCCAGCTGGCTAAGAACTG GGTCCCCACGGCAGGCATGTGGGGGGCCGTGGGCGCCGTGGGGCTTGTGTGGGCCACTGATTGGCGCCTTATTCTCGACTGGGTCCCCTACATTAACGGCAAATTCAAGAAAGACAGTTAA
- the MBD3 gene encoding methyl-CpG-binding domain protein 3 isoform X2 — MERKSPSGKKFRSKPQLARYLGGSMDLSTFDFRTGKMLMSKVNKSRQRVRYDSANQLKGKPDLNTALPVRQTASIFKQPVTKITNHPSNKVKSDPQKAVEQPRQLFWEKKLSGLNAFDIAEELVQTMDLPKGLQGVGPGCTDETLLSAIASALHTSTAPITGQLSAAVEKNPGVWLNTAQPLCKAFMVTDEDIRKQEELVQQVRKRLEEALMADMLAHVEELARDGDTPLDKAPGDQDDEDDDEDDEEEPDQDPDLERV, encoded by the exons ATGGAGCGGAAGAG CCCGAGCGGGAAGAAGTTCCGGAGCAAACCGCAGCTGGCACGCTACCTGGGCGGCTCCATGGACCTCAGCACCTTCGACTTCCGCACTGGCAAGATGCTCATGAGCAAAGTGAACAAGAGCCGCCAACGCGTGCGCTACGACTCGGCCAACCAGCTCAAG GGCAAGCCCGACCTGAACACGGCGCTGCCCGTCCGGCAGACGGCCTCCATCTTCAAGCAGCCGgtgaccaagatcaccaaccatcCCAGCAACAAGGTGAAGAGCGACCCCCAGAAGGCCGTGGAGCAGCCTCGGCAG CTGTTCTGGGAGAAAAAGCTGAGTGGCCTCAATGCCTTCGATATCGCTGAGGAGCTGGTGCAGACCATGGACCTCCCCAAGGGCCTGCAAG GCGTGGGCCCCGGCTGCACGGACGAGACGCTGCTGTCAGCCATCGCCAGTGCCCTGCACACCAGCACGGCCCCAATCACCGGGCAGCTGTCGGCTGCTGTGGAGAAGAACCCGGGCGTGTGGCTGAACACGGCACAGCCACTCTGCAAGGCCTTTATGGTGACCGACGAGGACATCCG GAAGCAGGAGGAGCTGGTGCAGCAGGTGCGGAAGCGGCTGGAGGAGGCACTCATGGCAGACATGCTGGCACACGTGGAGGAGCTGGCCCGGGATGGCGACACACCACTCGACAAGGCTCCCGGGGACCAGGATGATgaggatgatgatgaagatgatgaagagGAGCCTGACCAGGACCCTGACCTGGAGCGTGTCTAG